A genome region from Corallococcus exiguus includes the following:
- a CDS encoding FliH/SctL family protein, translating into MAIGKVIKGDGLAESVVVATSERPALRPPRAGVMNAEVFEARQGAQGIIEDAQRERERILAEAQREKEELFAKAKDLGRQEGIAQATELLLRAKIQAGEMLNSQEQDIISLALKMAEKILGRDLEREPELLVDMCAAAIDNLRNARAMILRVHPKTATVLRAKRPQLMELIGRTVDLAIKEDPEVAPVGCIVQTEFGTVDAQLPTQLEMLQNLLQPDTARKSGPP; encoded by the coding sequence ATGGCGATCGGCAAGGTAATCAAGGGGGACGGGTTGGCGGAGTCGGTGGTCGTCGCCACGTCCGAGCGGCCGGCGCTGCGTCCGCCGCGCGCGGGCGTGATGAACGCCGAGGTCTTCGAGGCGCGCCAGGGCGCCCAGGGCATCATCGAGGACGCCCAGCGCGAGCGTGAGCGCATCCTCGCCGAGGCCCAGCGTGAGAAGGAGGAGCTCTTCGCCAAGGCGAAGGACCTGGGCCGTCAGGAAGGCATCGCCCAGGCCACGGAGCTGCTCCTGCGCGCGAAGATACAGGCCGGGGAGATGCTCAACTCCCAGGAGCAGGACATCATCTCGCTGGCGCTGAAGATGGCGGAGAAGATCCTCGGCCGCGACCTGGAGCGCGAGCCGGAGCTGCTGGTGGACATGTGCGCCGCGGCCATCGACAACCTCCGCAACGCGCGCGCCATGATCCTGCGCGTGCACCCGAAGACGGCCACGGTGCTGCGCGCCAAGCGCCCCCAGCTGATGGAGCTCATCGGCCGCACGGTGGACCTGGCCATCAAGGAGGACCCGGAGGTCGCTCCCGTGGGCTGCATCGTCCAGACGGAGTTCGGCACCGTGGACGCGCAGCTGCCCACGCAGCTGGAGATGCTCCAGAACCTCCTGCAGCCGGACACCGCGCGCAAGAGCGGCCCTCCCTGA
- a CDS encoding type III secretion protein produces MTRRTPVFAAPLLALLFLTGCSIELQHELTEADANEIYVLLSKNGINSKKEKAEGGNEVRFTIVVPKGDAAQAAELLKRNSLPRPVEKGLSHFAKGSMVPTATEERAMLLKAMAGEVSNALNQIDGVLEARAIVMVPENNDLSQPENKPMPSASVFIKYRTVEGGKPPVTMDAVKQFVASSVAELKPEAVTVLMTEALAPSAETTETNRLQDVLGVRMTAASASTFKMILGGAFALILAMMGLTGWTFMRGGSGGAAPAAAARPARARGGREG; encoded by the coding sequence ATGACTCGCCGAACGCCCGTCTTCGCCGCCCCGCTCCTCGCCCTGCTGTTCCTCACCGGCTGCTCCATCGAGCTGCAGCACGAGCTGACGGAGGCGGACGCGAATGAAATCTACGTCCTGCTCAGCAAGAACGGCATCAACTCCAAGAAAGAGAAGGCGGAGGGCGGTAACGAAGTGCGCTTCACCATCGTCGTCCCCAAGGGCGACGCCGCGCAGGCCGCGGAGCTGTTGAAGCGCAACTCGCTGCCGCGTCCGGTGGAGAAGGGCCTGTCCCACTTCGCCAAGGGCAGCATGGTGCCCACCGCCACGGAGGAGCGCGCCATGCTCCTCAAGGCCATGGCGGGTGAGGTCTCCAACGCGCTCAACCAGATCGACGGCGTGCTGGAGGCGCGCGCCATCGTGATGGTGCCGGAGAACAACGACCTGTCGCAGCCGGAGAACAAGCCGATGCCGTCGGCCTCCGTGTTCATCAAGTACCGCACGGTGGAGGGCGGCAAGCCCCCCGTGACGATGGACGCGGTGAAGCAGTTCGTCGCCAGCTCCGTGGCGGAGCTCAAGCCGGAGGCCGTCACCGTGCTGATGACGGAGGCCCTGGCCCCCTCGGCGGAGACCACGGAGACCAACCGCCTGCAGGACGTGCTCGGCGTGCGCATGACGGCCGCCAGCGCGAGCACCTTCAAGATGATCCTGGGCGGTGCGTTCGCGCTCATCCTGGCGATGATGGGCCTCACCGGTTGGACCTTCATGCGCGGTGGCTCGGGTGGCGCTGCCCCCGCCGCGGCGGCGCGGCCCGCGCGTGCGCGCGGCGGTCGCGAGGGCTAG
- a CDS encoding ATP-dependent helicase HrpB, whose product MDAAQNVNKAQAAQATQKVDNVRQVETVNKAEKANLNKVSGAAQQPATAKGAEPVDAKAEASKTTKSGGMVSDLVSGLEKGQVSMDKLIKEASSGKNMSNAELLGLQASMYKYSQELDLTSKVVEKATSGLKDVVKTQV is encoded by the coding sequence GTGGACGCCGCCCAGAACGTCAACAAGGCCCAGGCCGCGCAGGCCACCCAGAAGGTGGACAACGTCCGCCAGGTGGAGACCGTCAACAAGGCGGAGAAGGCCAACCTGAACAAGGTGAGCGGCGCGGCCCAGCAGCCCGCCACGGCCAAGGGCGCCGAGCCCGTGGACGCGAAGGCCGAAGCCTCCAAGACGACCAAGTCGGGCGGCATGGTGTCCGACCTCGTCTCCGGTCTGGAGAAGGGCCAGGTCAGCATGGACAAGCTGATCAAGGAGGCCTCCTCCGGCAAGAACATGTCCAACGCCGAGCTGCTCGGTCTCCAGGCGTCCATGTACAAGTACTCGCAGGAGTTGGATCTCACGTCGAAGGTCGTCGAGAAGGCCACCAGCGGCCTGAAGGACGTCGTCAAGACGCAGGTCTGA
- a CDS encoding sigma-70 family RNA polymerase sigma factor — MPLGEDRKVILEKYGPYVRSLAATVRKQFNAQLELDELLAYGQIGLLEAAERFDPKVGANFLTFAHYRIKGAIFDGLRKMGVLRGADARTAYQGERATAYLGNLADREQGSSNRGSSFDDDIGDISDAVAGLAAVFAAGAEGAEAAGYVDESLPADQRLEMEQLKNRVRSAIEKLPEKERKLLQGYYFQGRTLEEAGAEIGQSKSWASRLHARAIDRLKELLNEEEELPPPSTDARRVSHGGSDERHLRGTGSAAKAAGPGRAADSEDGRVEVRRSSR; from the coding sequence TTGCCTCTGGGTGAAGACAGGAAGGTCATCCTGGAGAAGTACGGCCCGTACGTGCGGTCGCTCGCGGCCACCGTGCGCAAGCAGTTCAATGCCCAGCTGGAGCTGGATGAACTGCTGGCCTATGGGCAAATCGGTCTGCTGGAAGCCGCTGAGCGCTTCGACCCCAAGGTTGGCGCCAACTTCCTCACCTTTGCCCACTACCGCATCAAGGGCGCCATCTTCGACGGTCTGAGGAAGATGGGGGTCTTGCGGGGCGCGGACGCCCGCACCGCCTATCAGGGCGAGCGCGCGACGGCGTATCTGGGAAATCTGGCGGACCGCGAGCAGGGATCAAGCAACCGCGGGTCGTCATTCGACGATGATATTGGAGACATCTCGGATGCCGTGGCGGGCCTCGCGGCGGTTTTCGCGGCGGGGGCGGAAGGGGCGGAGGCGGCGGGCTACGTGGATGAATCCCTCCCGGCGGATCAGCGCCTGGAGATGGAGCAGTTGAAGAACCGGGTGCGCTCGGCCATCGAGAAGCTTCCGGAGAAAGAGCGCAAGCTCCTGCAGGGCTATTACTTCCAGGGACGCACGCTGGAAGAGGCAGGAGCGGAAATCGGGCAGTCGAAGAGCTGGGCGTCGCGGCTACATGCGCGGGCCATTGATCGGCTCAAGGAACTCTTGAACGAGGAGGAGGAACTCCCTCCCCCCTCGACGGATGCAAGGAGGGTGTCACATGGCGGCTCCGATGAGCGGCATCTCCGCGGGACAGGTAGCGCAGCAAAAGCTGCAGGACCAGGGCGCGCAGCAGACTCAGAAGACGGGCGCGTCGAAGTTCGACGGAGTTCTCGCTGA